In Natronococcus sp. AD-5, the genomic window TTGCGTACCGGGTGCTGACATTTGAGTACGAGGATGATATAGGTGAGACCTTGCTGTTTCGGTTGTTCAGTCCCGACCGGGTGCAAGAGGCCACTATCGGTACGGGATGGACAGTTGAAGACATCTCGCGTAACTCAGGTGAGAACTCCTACTACTACTAAGTGGCGCTCACAAAGAAATAGTGTAACCTCATTGTTCAGTTCACATCCTTATGTAACACTCATTCTCTCCCTGCTGTCATAGCTCACCTCGGGACAGCTTCGGTATGAAACCCGAGTAAGTAGCGGACTCCATCGTTATCCCTTTCTCAGCCAGTTTTCTTTGTGGAGCATCGACCAGAAGTTGAGCCGTGAAGAAAGTGGCCAAAGCCTTAGGCAACAATTTGGATGCTGTGTCTAACAAACGTATCTGTCAGACGTCTGTGCGACGCATTTCAAGTGGAGAACGCTGATACAGAATTATTCACCCGCAGTGTCGCCCTCTGACAATGAGTGTACGCAGTCGAAATGATCGTTCATCGATCCACAGTGCCTGCTTGCAGAACAAGTACACGGAACAATCCATTCGACGAGTGAAGTTCCATTAGCGAACCTCTGTCGGGAGAACGCGAACAAGAGTGCTTGCTGTGAGCAAAATAAGACAAGTACTCAGTAATACGACAAGCATGCTAAACGCGATAATCCAGCCATATTCAGTGATGAGAACGCCAACAACATACCCGCCGAGCGCTCCAATCAACAAATAAATCGTCCGCACGAGACCGAACCCGACCCCCCGTTCCGTATCGGCGAGTTGATCCATGAACCGCGATTGGACTGGCGCTCCCCATGTCATTGCCACGCCGATGAGAAATACAGCGCCAACAAGCACTGGAATCGCGAGGTCCTGTGTCAATAGACCATATCCGACGATGCCTGCGATTAAGAGTACCGCTGTCACTGGGTCACGACCTATACGATCGGAAAGCCGTCCCGAGACGGGTTGAAGGAGGGCAACCACTGCAAAATACAGCGCATACAAGGTTCCTGCTGCTGCAGTCGACAATCCGTGATGCTGCTGGAGAATCGCGGGCAAGAATGTGAATGAGGCAACTTCGACAAATTGAATGAGGCTCGCCACCACCGTCGTACTCACGACTCCCGGGCGAGTTAAGACATCTGCGAGTCGCTGTGGCGAAATCTGCTTATACAACGCTGTTTCGGGGTTGCTCGGAGGTGTCGGCCGCATGTACACCAGGAGCCCAGCAAGAACCGGAATGAGGATGAGCCCCACCGCAAACAACCCAACTCGCCAGCTGAAGTAGAGTCCGAGAAACCCAACGATGACGGGAGCAACGACTCCTGCTACCTGACCACTGATTCGATAGATCCCGATTGCTTGCCCAATCTGGTCGTAGAACTCATCGAGGAGCGCCGTTGATGGCGTATAGTACAAACCACTGCCAATACCGACGACTACCATGAGTGGAAGAAACACGAGATAGGTGGGCGCGAACGCCAGAAAGAGCGTACTCGCACAGGTGAGGATAACTGCCCACAACAGAAGCATTCGTTCACCATATCGATCACTCAAAATACCGCTGGGGAGTTGAGCGAGCGCGGACATCGTCGACAGCCCAGTAAAGGCTAATCCAAACAGGCTCATCGTCATTCCAAGCGATACAACAATCTCGGGCGCAAGCGTGCTCAGAGTGACTTGACCAATCCGGGAGCCGAAATATACGGCCATGCATAACCCGAGAACGGTCGTGCGATACTGCCATTGCGAAGAGAGGCCCATTACGGGTTGGTTCTCGATCACGATTCGCACCGATAAACACACTGGATTGACCTCGAGGTTGATAGAACGTCTATTCCAAGGTTGGGCTTACTGGTGTACTCGATTGGTCGCTGTTCTGGTTCATTGAAAACCGAGAAGACTTGCGTCGGTCTGGTCTGCAAGGTACTCTCGGATATCCGATTCTCGCCATCCAACCGGCGAAACTACACTTTCAGCTGCCCGTACAAGCAGATCCGCGTAGAATTCAGGATCGTACCTCTCTGGCATCTCGTGTGCAAGTGCCACCCGGTCGCGTGATTGTTTGTCGTCGTCGACGACCACATACGCGATATTCTCGCCCGGGTATTTTTCGAGCCCATCGGCGGCCGCACGCTCGAGCGCAGCGACGTTTCGTGTGGCCTGGGAATACGCATCGCGATGTTTCGAAACACGGTTATCAATAACTAGTTCTTGTGGATCGACGTCGCCGCGACGGATCGCTGCCAGTTGGCGATGAAGCCTCTCACAAACTGCTTCCGGCGTTCGATGCCGATCAAGTACTTCGATTAGGTCCTTCTGAGCGTTTTCAATAAACGGTGGGGTCGATCGCTGTCGAATCTCGATTCCCCGATATTTGTACCGCCTTTCAGGATCGGTCGCGTCCACACGTGCTCCGAAATACTTTGTTAGCGCACCGCTCTTCTCCATTCGCAGTGGCACGAACGCAACCCACTCAAATTCGTCTTCATACTCGAGTCGAATTCCAATGCGATCGGAGATCTCCGACGCAAGCTCATGCAAAGATGTTTGCGCAGTACCGTCCATTGGCGTGACCCAGATCGAATCGACGATCCCGTGGACGACATGCCACCCGTTCCGCTCGAAGACGTCTTTCGCATTCAGTAGGATTTTACGCGCGTAAGCGTTGATCGCCTCGTGGCACTCAATCCGGCCAAATTTTGCATTACTGAATCCCTGGTAGCCAAAGCAGCTTACGAGAATCCATTTGATGGCGTCCGATTTTCCCTCGAGTTCACGTCGCCGTTCTGGATCGTCTGTCTCGCGAAGTTCGGCTTTGATTGCATCCCGATCTTCGATCAACGGGCGTAGAACATCGGGTAAGTAGCCCGGTTCATCACAGACTGCATACCCGAGTCCGGGGACATCTTCCCGTTCGCGGTGACACTCACATCGAACCGTCTCAGGCGAGAGATTGCGTGTTACAATGATATTCGGGTACAGCGAGCTGAAATCGAGCTCGTGAACATCCTCGTGGAAGCCGACATCAGGCGAGAAAATGAATCCTCCACGATCGGCATCGTGCAATTGACGCGCGCTTTTGAACAATTCGTGTCGCCACGAATTCCAGGGGGTCAGCACATTCTGTCGTTGTGTCTCGCGAATTTGGATCGCAGTCAAGAGATTGCCGATACTGGCCCAGGCGGCTTCTTGGAGTGGCTTCCACGATCGCTCGACCATATCAAGCAGTCCAGAAAAGCCTGCCTTGTGCCAGAGGAACGTATTGGACTCGTCAATGATCGCTCGTCCCGGAAGGTTATAGCGAGCTGGTGAGTGGCCAACTCGCCCGTAGCTCTCGTATGTCGATCGACCAGCAAGCTGTTGGTAGCCGGGTCGCCGTCCTAACTGATACTCGCTACAGTCACATGGCGCCGCGTCGAACAGCTTTGGAACGATGGCGGCAGAACTCAGAACAAGAACATCCGGATCAGCCATTCCGATTCGCGCAGCGACAGCTTCAGCAACCTCCGTCGGTGTACCCTCTACTGTATCATCGCCGATCGTGAGGGCGCAGATTCCCTTCTCGTGGGCGAGTTCCGTCTCTGGTGCATCGATGCGAAGCGTTTTTGGAGTCCGTGCTGGAGACGGATCAGCACCTGTTTCCAGACAGTATCGAAATTCCCACGAGAAATCCACGTTGTAGCATTTGTACGTGCCCGGAACATCCCAGCTACGAAGGTCCGACGCGACCGAGGTGACGTCCGAAATATCGTCCGCGTCGATTCGAAGGACTGGTTCGGAGTCGTGTCGCCAGCCGATTCGCCACTCTTCGATCTCCGTTCGGACCACCTCGGTTAACCGGGCGACGAATCCCCTGATCTCTACGAGATCATCTCGAGAGGGCGCTGAAATATACAAACTCGGGGTATAGTCATCGACGTACTCACAGGTTGTTCCATCCTCGGTGAGCGACCACAGTAGGATGTCCCCGTCGAGATAATCGATTTTATAGGGCATCGCTATCCTGAATTCGACTTCGGTTGCTCGAGTTCGGCCTCGAGGGTACAGACGCGCTCTTGCAGTTCTACGAGGCGAGTCTCCTGCTCGAGAGCAATAGAGAAGAGAACAGGATACAAGGGGTCCGGATGGTTGAGTTGGCCGCCAGCGTCGGCGTGCTCGCGAGCATAGGACAGCAACTGGTCGAAGTGCTGCTGGTCCTGAGAGCGGAGTGCACGCCGGTACGATTGCCACTCGTTCTCGAGGCCGCGAAGCACATTTCTGAATGTCGGATTAGTTCGTCCCATACGTCACCCCCGCAGCCGATTCACAGCCGTCGGTGCTAACAGCATGAAGTGGCTGCCGTGCTTCCAGAATACGCTGCCAGAAGGCGAACGTCGTCTGTACCATCCCGTTCCCCACGGGATAAACGAGCGTCTCGAACCCGTCGCTTGCAAATCGCGGTCCGTGAGGCGTATCTGTAACCTCAATCACAGTATCAGCGACTCTCGCTACGGGCGCACTGAACTCGTCATCCTGCACTCGAGTGAGCACTACTGGAACAGTACATCGGCGCGCAATCCCGGCGAGTTTCGCGACGGCTCGAACAAGAAGCGCGGACGCTTCCTGCGTCGAGAGGTTGCCGTCTGGACTCCGGTAAAGACCATCCAATGCCGGTGCGACCACGAGTGGCGCGTCCCTGCTGCTCAAGAGTTCGTCCGCGAGATCGTCGACGAGAGCAAAGTGCTGAAACGGTGTGAATGCTCGAGCAACCTGAATCCGGTCGAGCATCTGTCTACTGGGTGCGAGTCTCGAGAGGGACTGTGTCTGGATGTGTTCGAACACGTCGATCCATCGCGCCGTCGTCTCGTTTAGCAATAAGTGATCGAGAATCAGCGCTTGTAGTGGAGCCGTCGACTGTTCGTCGAGCTCGAGGAGGTTCACACCCGCTGTAAGCGACGGGAGTTCTGGGATGCGGTCTCGGGTTCTACTCGGTTGCATATTTCCCGATTCCAGGGAGATCGCCAAAAGCGAGCGCGTGGTGTTTCTGGAAGTTCCAGATACTGCTTTAGGAAAGATCGCGGCGAGTACGGCAGGCTATGTCGGGCAACGGCGATTTCCAGAACCCAACTCGAGCAGCCGGATCGACTCACTATTCAAGAATTCGATAGGTTCGATCTCGACTCGTTCCGTCGGCGGCGATCAGGTTGTAGTGGGCCATCTTCGTCAGATAGTTCCGGACTGTCCGATCGGATTTCGGATCCTCGACGCGCTGTTGATACGTTTCGTAAAGAGAACTCGGCTCAATTTCTTCGTGTTCTTCGATAATATCGTAGAGAACTCGCTGGTGGTGGATCAGCGTCTCTATGCTCTTTTGCCGAACCTCCTCACGACCGGCAGGGATTGCCATTTCAATGTGGTCGCCTGTAATGCGATCCGCTGTCGCCCGGTCTGCACGTCGCGCTGCACTCCGTAGAATACTGAGCGCGATTCGCGCGTCGCCCGCGGCCACATCTGCAATCCAGCGAAGTTGATCATCTTGGATTGCGTTTTCGACGAGTCCCCAGCGGGCTCGAGCGGCCATAATCGAGACGAGTTCATCGTCGTGGTATGCGTCGAATCGAATCCGTTCACTACCCGTCAGCCGGCTCGTCAATCGCTCATCTACTGTTCGGAGGATTGCCTCTTCACGGTTCGCAATCAAGATCATGCTGAACTGCGGGAGTTCGTGAAGATGGTAGAGCAAGCTCGTGTCCTCCAACTGGTCTACCTCGTCGAGGACGACGACACAAGGCGGGCCATCGTATTGACGGAGTCGTTCGAAGAGCTCATCGCGGGGTGTCGACTGGCGATGGATATCAAGTGTTTGGCCGAGTCCCTCGAGTATTCGGTGGAGCGCGCGAAATCGAGAATAGTGCTGCCAGCAGTTGACATACTGGAATTCGGCATCGAGGACTTCTTGGCGAAGCTGATCGCCCATATACTTCGCAACGCAGGTCTTTCCAACGCCGCTCGGCCCGTGCATGATAGCCGTCTCAGGCGTTTCGCCGTCGGCAATCGGAGCGAGAGTTTCTGAGAGGTATGTGGTTTCGGCGTCTCGATGCTCAAGGTCCCCGGGAACGAACTCTTGGCGGAGGACTCGAGCATCCGTGATCATCCGTGCTATCAGAGTTATTCATCCGATGTAGTATAAAATGGTCACGGGGTCGTTTCCAGAACTTCCAGAAGGCATCACACAACTATGCCTGACCGTGATCGACTCACAACCAAAACCTCTCGACGACCAGCTGTGCAGAGAGAATCGAAGTCGGTCTGCTACACTTGCTGTAAAAGGCGGAGTGGGAGTCCCCGCCTCTTCCGTCAGTGCATGGTGGTACGAGGGTGGGGATTACCGCGATGGGTGTAGGGACAGCACTTGGCGTGGCCACGTGCCGGTAGAAACACGTGACATCTACTTATCCGGCCGCATTTCATATTAACTGGCGAGGCCGCTCCCACTGTGTGGGAATGACACAGTAGGGACTTTTGAGGAAGACGTAGACCAAATTATTCGCCGCTCTCGAGGAGATCGTCAACCGCTTTCGCGGTCTCACCGGCCCGGATATCCTAGTAGGACTCGTCAGTGACGTCCATCGATATGTGCCGGAACGATTTCTATGCGACCGCCGCGTGACCTTCTTGTACAACTCATGACCCAGTCCACGGCGTGCACCGTGGGGTTTCAGGTACTCGCCGTTTGCAGGATCGTACTCACGGTCGTCGTAGGCCGTGTTGAGTTGCACCGAGAGCCGTTTCAGGACTGATCAAGTGCTATTTATCGACAGGCTGGCGTCAGGACCTCATGCTCATGTAGAAGCTCATTGATTGACGCTCGCCAGAGCATCGTCTCGACATGAGCATCGGAGAACTCCGCCTCGAGCTCCCGTCGCTTTGACGGGTAGTGGTTGGTCGGGAAGACCGGCCACTCGTCGGTCGGCGGCTCAAGGCCACAGCGCTCGGTGCCGAGTATCTATTAACACACGATCGACCTGAATGAGTTCCTGCGCGGAATCTAGCAGATCCATGACGATCTTACGGTGGCTCTCTCCCTTTCGAATCGGCCGAGCGTCTAGGACTAACGGAACGGCTTTCCCAACCAACTGTACGGTCGCCCACTGGTAGGCGTACTCACCATCTTTCGTACCGAGAATCTCGTCCGCGTGGCCCGTTCAATCGCCTGTGAACGGCTCTGCCTCGGTCGTATCGATTGCAACAAGTCCAGCATGGTGGAAAGTATCTGTCTCCGACACTTGGTCGATAAGCCGCTGCAACGCCTCCTGGTACATTTCGCGAATCGACTCGATCGAGAGACCACGGATATGCGCTCGATGAGCGTGTCCCAATGGCGTCCGATCCCGCCGTGAGTCATAGAGGAAACTACGTGCACCTTCGTTCGCTGCCAGATTCTCTCGCAGCCCGAGGTACGTCTGGAGATCCCAGAACGCGTTTGAATGAATCTCACAGCTGTCTCCGCGATCGAACGAGAACGCCGGATAGGCGACATGACTCACTTGTTCAGTAATCTCGTCTGCATGAGTGAGCACGCTGTCATCGGTAGGACTGGTTTCTTCAGGACTCTCAGAGGTACGAAGGGGTTCTCTGGGAACGTTGTTGCCTTCCCTATTGGCGTTGATGAGGATGAGTCGTGCGCTCTTCTTGATCGTCTCCTGCAGATCAGGTGAGAACCGGCAGTGCCATGTCCGCCAGAGCGTTGATTGATCAGGAGGCGTCTCGAAGCCAAGCTGCTGTCGGATCATTGGCCGCCGTTTGAGATGCTTGAGGAGCGCTGTTTCGTGATCCCAACCGTAGGCTTCTTTCAGCAGAAATATCCGTGTCAGCATGCACATTTCGTATGTTGCTGGCTCGTCGTACTGATCATGCGGAGACAGATCAACGTATTCCAACGGGAGTTCGCAAATGAACTCGTCAACCGAGTTGTGAGCTTCGTGAGCAAACCAGACCGATGCAACAGTTTGAATATCTTCTTCGAGGCCGCCGAGCGATCTTCGGTCGTACAACTGTGTCGTGTCGTACGCTGGCCACTCTCGGTACGAATCCGTTGCGATCGTTCGAAAGACATTGCGTCGCGAAGCCTGCGTCGAGGCCATTGGTCGAACGCTTCTAACTCGAGCGCAAGAGCCTATCTATACTGATCAGTACAGATCAAGTAGATAACGGAGTAGCAATCGACCCTTCTGAGAGCTGTCAAGAGCGGCGTGCTGAGTCCCAACAGTGCTTTATCCTTGTACTTCACAGACAATACAATGGTATACTGGCGACATCTTGTGTCTACAATCGGAGAGAGACAGATAATCGGCGCTCTTGGGGTGCTCTACGTCGTATTTGCTGCTCTCCGGATCTTTATTGGGTTCAATAGTGGTGAACCGATCAGTAGCATTGTTATCATAATCCTGTCGGTCGCCGTTCCCGGCTTCCTTCTCCTGTATGGCGCATATTGGCTTCCTCAGAGCGATATCAACACTGAGTTCCACGCTGACATCGCTGGCTGGTGTCTCATCGGATTTGGATCAATGGCGAGTCTGCTCATCTTATTTCAGCTCCAACCCGAAAGTGGTATCTCTGAACCACTGACCGGGATCCCGATTCTCACGGCACTGGGTAGCGTCGGCGGTCTCGGTGTTGGTATCTATGATGGTCGAGCTAAGACGCAAACTCGACAACTCAAGCGGCGAACCAGCCAGCAAGAGACGGTAGCAGAGCTCGGTCAATTTGCGCTCGAAACTGACGACCTCGACGCCCTCATGCATGAAGCGGCCCGCAAGGTCACAGATGCACTCGACAATGACTCCTGCGAAGTGCTCGACCTCGACGCTGAGAACGAGGAACTGCTACTCCGCCAAGGCGTCGGTTGGAAAGACGGAATTATAGGAGAGACGACAGTCTCCTCCGTCGAAACGAACTCACAGGCAGCGTATACACTGGCTAATAATCACCCGATCGTTGTCGACGACCTCAAGACGGAGACACGGTTTAGCGGGCCAGAATTGCTGACAAGCCACGACGCCCGCAGCGGTATCACCACTATCGTTGGACCGTTCGCTGAGCCGTGGGGGATTTTGGGGACACACGATACCGACCGGCAAGAATTCACCAAGGAGGACGTTAACTTCGTCCAAAGTGTCGCCAACGTTCTCGCGGAGGCGATCGAGCGCACAGAAAAGGAACGCCAATTGAGGGAACGGAAGGCACAACTGGATGTAGCGACCGATGCTGCGTCGATCGGGATCTGGACGTGGGATATCCAAGAGGACGTTGTTACTGTGGACGAGTCTCTCGCGGAGACGTATGCGATGGACCCGGAAGGTGCTCCTATGAAGGACTTCTCCGAACCGATCTACG contains:
- a CDS encoding P-loop NTPase family protein → MQPSRTRDRIPELPSLTAGVNLLELDEQSTAPLQALILDHLLLNETTARWIDVFEHIQTQSLSRLAPSRQMLDRIQVARAFTPFQHFALVDDLADELLSSRDAPLVVAPALDGLYRSPDGNLSTQEASALLVRAVAKLAGIARRCTVPVVLTRVQDDEFSAPVARVADTVIEVTDTPHGPRFASDGFETLVYPVGNGMVQTTFAFWQRILEARQPLHAVSTDGCESAAGVTYGTN
- a CDS encoding type B DNA-directed DNA polymerase; this translates as MPYKIDYLDGDILLWSLTEDGTTCEYVDDYTPSLYISAPSRDDLVEIRGFVARLTEVVRTEIEEWRIGWRHDSEPVLRIDADDISDVTSVASDLRSWDVPGTYKCYNVDFSWEFRYCLETGADPSPARTPKTLRIDAPETELAHEKGICALTIGDDTVEGTPTEVAEAVAARIGMADPDVLVLSSAAIVPKLFDAAPCDCSEYQLGRRPGYQQLAGRSTYESYGRVGHSPARYNLPGRAIIDESNTFLWHKAGFSGLLDMVERSWKPLQEAAWASIGNLLTAIQIRETQRQNVLTPWNSWRHELFKSARQLHDADRGGFIFSPDVGFHEDVHELDFSSLYPNIIVTRNLSPETVRCECHREREDVPGLGYAVCDEPGYLPDVLRPLIEDRDAIKAELRETDDPERRRELEGKSDAIKWILVSCFGYQGFSNAKFGRIECHEAINAYARKILLNAKDVFERNGWHVVHGIVDSIWVTPMDGTAQTSLHELASEISDRIGIRLEYEDEFEWVAFVPLRMEKSGALTKYFGARVDATDPERRYKYRGIEIRQRSTPPFIENAQKDLIEVLDRHRTPEAVCERLHRQLAAIRRGDVDPQELVIDNRVSKHRDAYSQATRNVAALERAAADGLEKYPGENIAYVVVDDDKQSRDRVALAHEMPERYDPEFYADLLVRAAESVVSPVGWRESDIREYLADQTDASLLGFQ
- a CDS encoding ATP-binding protein; translated protein: MVYWRHLVSTIGERQIIGALGVLYVVFAALRIFIGFNSGEPISSIVIIILSVAVPGFLLLYGAYWLPQSDINTEFHADIAGWCLIGFGSMASLLILFQLQPESGISEPLTGIPILTALGSVGGLGVGIYDGRAKTQTRQLKRRTSQQETVAELGQFALETDDLDALMHEAARKVTDALDNDSCEVLDLDAENEELLLRQGVGWKDGIIGETTVSSVETNSQAAYTLANNHPIVVDDLKTETRFSGPELLTSHDARSGITTIVGPFAEPWGILGTHDTDRQEFTKEDVNFVQSVANVLAEAIERTEKERQLRERKAQLDVATDAASIGIWTWDIQEDVVTVDESLAETYAMDPEGAPMKDFSEPIYENDTKKMYEELERAVEETGELNTEYRIEGATSDIAWVEARGKVEYDDGEPVRLHGTVTDITERKAREQRLEQLVAELEESNERLEQFAYAASHDLQEPLRMISSYLKLIDSRYELDEEGEEFFEFAVDGAERMRSMIDGLLQYSRVETQGDPLEPVDLEDIFEDVRENLQVTIEENDATIEAEPLPRVQGDPDQLRQVFQNLLDNAIRYSDGQPTVHVTAERNGTDWIVSIEDEGIGIDPEEQKQIFEVFQRGHSRSDGNGTGIGLALCDRIIERHGGEIWVDSELDEGSTFSFILPAADT
- a CDS encoding Cdc6/Cdc18 family protein, whose amino-acid sequence is MITDARVLRQEFVPGDLEHRDAETTYLSETLAPIADGETPETAIMHGPSGVGKTCVAKYMGDQLRQEVLDAEFQYVNCWQHYSRFRALHRILEGLGQTLDIHRQSTPRDELFERLRQYDGPPCVVVLDEVDQLEDTSLLYHLHELPQFSMILIANREEAILRTVDERLTSRLTGSERIRFDAYHDDELVSIMAARARWGLVENAIQDDQLRWIADVAAGDARIALSILRSAARRADRATADRITGDHIEMAIPAGREEVRQKSIETLIHHQRVLYDIIEEHEEIEPSSLYETYQQRVEDPKSDRTVRNYLTKMAHYNLIAADGTSRDRTYRILE
- a CDS encoding MFS transporter; this translates as MIENQPVMGLSSQWQYRTTVLGLCMAVYFGSRIGQVTLSTLAPEIVVSLGMTMSLFGLAFTGLSTMSALAQLPSGILSDRYGERMLLLWAVILTCASTLFLAFAPTYLVFLPLMVVVGIGSGLYYTPSTALLDEFYDQIGQAIGIYRISGQVAGVVAPVIVGFLGLYFSWRVGLFAVGLILIPVLAGLLVYMRPTPPSNPETALYKQISPQRLADVLTRPGVVSTTVVASLIQFVEVASFTFLPAILQQHHGLSTAAAGTLYALYFAVVALLQPVSGRLSDRIGRDPVTAVLLIAGIVGYGLLTQDLAIPVLVGAVFLIGVAMTWGAPVQSRFMDQLADTERGVGFGLVRTIYLLIGALGGYVVGVLITEYGWIIAFSMLVVLLSTCLILLTASTLVRVLPTEVR